A part of Pseudomonas sp. HR96 genomic DNA contains:
- the trxA gene encoding thioredoxin, producing MSQETPYIFDATALNFDQAVIQNSFIKPVLVDFWAEWCAPCKVLMPLLARITEEYQGELLLAKVDCDAEQDIVARFGIRSLPTVVLFKDGQPVDGFAGAQPESAIRALLEPHVQPPLPSEADPFEAAQALFNESRFAEAEASLKLLLSEDNTHAPALILYARCLAERGELDQAQSVLDAVKGDEHKAALAGAKAQLTFLRQAATLPDPAELKSRLGQDPGDDEAAYQLSIQQLSRQQYEAALEGLLKLFVRNRSFNEGAAHKTLLQVFELLGNDHPLVTTYRRRLFAALY from the coding sequence ATGAGTCAAGAAACCCCCTACATTTTCGATGCCACCGCGCTCAACTTCGACCAGGCGGTGATCCAGAATTCCTTCATCAAACCGGTGCTGGTGGACTTCTGGGCCGAATGGTGTGCGCCCTGCAAAGTGCTGATGCCGCTGTTGGCGCGCATCACCGAGGAGTACCAGGGCGAGTTGCTGCTGGCCAAGGTCGACTGCGATGCCGAGCAGGACATTGTCGCCCGCTTCGGTATCCGCAGCCTGCCCACCGTGGTGCTGTTCAAGGATGGCCAGCCGGTCGACGGTTTTGCCGGGGCGCAGCCGGAGTCAGCCATTCGCGCCTTGCTCGAACCCCACGTGCAACCGCCGTTGCCGAGCGAAGCCGACCCGTTCGAGGCCGCTCAGGCGCTGTTCAACGAAAGTCGCTTCGCCGAAGCCGAGGCCAGCCTCAAGCTGCTGCTCAGTGAAGACAATACCCACGCCCCGGCGCTGATCCTCTACGCCCGCTGCCTGGCCGAGCGCGGCGAGCTCGACCAGGCGCAGAGCGTGCTCGACGCGGTCAAGGGTGACGAGCACAAGGCCGCCCTGGCGGGCGCCAAGGCGCAGCTGACCTTCCTGCGCCAGGCGGCCACCCTGCCCGACCCGGCCGAACTCAAGAGCCGCCTGGGCCAAGACCCCGGCGACGACGAGGCGGCTTATCAACTGAGCATCCAGCAACTGTCGCGCCAGCAATATGAAGCGGCGCTGGAAGGCTTGCTGAAACTTTTCGTGCGCAACCGCAGCTTCAACGAGGGCGCGGCGCACAAGACCCTGCTGCAGGTGTTCGAGCTGCTGGGCAACGATCACCCACTGGTGACCACCTACCGCCGGCGGTTGTTTGCGGCGTTGTACTAG